From a single Nitrospirae bacterium YQR-1 genomic region:
- a CDS encoding glycosyltransferase family 2 protein, which yields MKLSVVIPCYNEQDSIPLMLERFKEVIKTDDIEVILVNNGSTDNTAEVLDTLREKYTFVRTANVEVNQGYGFGILNGLSVARGEFLGWSHADLQTDPYDCIRAYQIIKEHGGSANLYVKGLRGNRPLFDRFFTSGMSIFETLYLGQALWDINAQPNIFHRNFYESWNSPPHDFSLDLYALYLARKNNLKVIRFSVQFPKRKHGKSSWNTSLRGKLKFIKRTLDFSVKLKRNL from the coding sequence ATGAAATTATCTGTAGTTATTCCATGTTATAACGAGCAGGACAGCATTCCTTTGATGCTTGAGCGTTTTAAGGAAGTGATAAAAACAGACGATATAGAGGTAATATTAGTTAATAACGGCTCCACTGACAACACAGCAGAAGTCCTTGACACTTTGAGAGAGAAATACACCTTTGTGAGGACGGCAAACGTGGAAGTAAACCAGGGTTACGGTTTCGGCATTTTAAATGGGCTTAGTGTTGCAAGGGGCGAATTTTTAGGCTGGAGTCATGCAGATTTACAAACTGACCCTTACGATTGTATACGAGCTTATCAAATAATTAAGGAACACGGCGGCTCAGCCAATCTCTATGTGAAAGGACTAAGAGGAAACCGCCCACTGTTTGACCGCTTTTTTACTTCAGGCATGAGTATCTTTGAAACACTCTACTTAGGACAGGCACTTTGGGATATTAACGCCCAGCCGAATATTTTTCACAGAAATTTTTATGAGAGCTGGAACTCCCCGCCTCATGATTTTTCCCTTGACCTTTATGCCCTCTACCTTGCAAGGAAGAATAATCTGAAAGTTATACGATTCAGTGTGCAATTTCCCAAAAGAAAACATGGTAAATCCAGTTGGAACACAAGTTTAAGGGGAAAACTGAAATTTATAAAACGAACTCTTGATTTCAGCGTAAAATTAAAGCGAAATCTGTAA
- a CDS encoding glycosyltransferase family 39 protein — translation MIMAATCTICAFLSFYLFFTGRERAAISEKILYSGVLLASQIIFSELALGLLNILYPTTLCFLNMLISAVVLYFKGPDLMVNLKTEIISLRLFLKGLFYAENISLFFLFFIASVWILLSVYFLPPRGVDDLSYHLPPVFEFVQKHRVFLPAVQLNPFVAYPMSAELLFLWPVIFMKNQVFVDSVQFIVALYGIVVTYALARNLNLGIRNSIFSALLCFFVPVTMAQTGCNYIDIITSVFFLTALVILIKYNLHQKAYLAFALGASVGLITSMKYHMIIPALGLQVMIMQKMKKKHLLIYIAPVFALTAYWYIRNLIVFHNPFYPLEILKGGIGIYATELSSKIGIFEQLKAKVYFLLISDIGLGTFHGGYGIAFWGLAFPSWLYCLYKSFLKKEHHLFIYLQVFLGMIIVLIVPYDSFNVAPRYAVFITAICFISLGKVLEVMAENKYYRNILKTMAVLSSVLSLFLFSMVKFPTYNIIKPINDLRNNTTTTEAKYYALGYWDLPVMSPAFEALDYLTIGDGRGLSVYVAMAPDVFWVSPVYGTQLQNTIWNLNSVTNRPDAFFYFFGKNGEIVYIREKVPFYDIALNPQYQLIHQSLRGVLFIKGNFFDSADKRKKLMSFYEKSCKNSLDEAAKIKSSFQEDIPIVVIPHFGYGLKYYELNGNLNNRVHLVSHGFEDAYVKNFKWDKVYTFINKLSGYRADKILEIPADDGIVSVYLNEKEPITNKKVN, via the coding sequence ATGATAATGGCGGCAACATGCACAATATGCGCATTCCTTTCCTTTTATCTTTTCTTTACCGGCAGGGAAAGGGCGGCAATCAGCGAAAAAATTCTCTATAGCGGAGTGCTTCTTGCCTCTCAGATTATTTTTTCAGAGCTGGCATTGGGGCTGTTAAATATTCTCTATCCAACAACCTTGTGTTTTCTTAATATGCTTATTTCAGCTGTTGTTTTATATTTTAAAGGCCCTGATTTAATGGTAAACTTGAAAACTGAAATTATAAGTTTGCGGCTTTTTTTAAAAGGGCTTTTTTACGCTGAAAACATCTCACTGTTTTTTTTGTTTTTTATTGCTTCAGTTTGGATACTGCTTAGCGTATATTTTCTGCCCCCAAGGGGGGTTGATGATCTTAGTTACCATTTGCCACCCGTGTTTGAATTTGTACAAAAGCACAGAGTTTTTTTGCCTGCGGTGCAATTAAACCCATTTGTTGCATACCCCATGAGTGCAGAGCTGCTTTTTTTATGGCCGGTGATTTTTATGAAAAACCAGGTTTTTGTTGATTCCGTCCAGTTTATTGTTGCTCTTTACGGCATTGTTGTTACATATGCCTTGGCAAGAAATCTGAATCTTGGCATAAGAAATTCAATATTTTCGGCACTGCTGTGTTTTTTTGTTCCCGTTACGATGGCTCAGACGGGCTGCAATTATATAGATATTATCACAAGCGTGTTTTTTCTAACAGCTCTTGTTATTTTAATTAAATACAATTTGCATCAAAAGGCGTACCTTGCCTTTGCTCTGGGGGCCTCAGTCGGGTTAATAACTTCCATGAAGTACCATATGATAATACCGGCGCTGGGGCTTCAGGTTATGATAATGCAAAAGATGAAAAAAAAGCATCTGCTTATCTACATAGCGCCGGTATTTGCCCTGACGGCATACTGGTATATAAGAAATCTCATAGTTTTCCATAATCCGTTTTATCCGCTTGAGATACTTAAAGGCGGCATCGGGATATACGCAACGGAGCTATCGTCAAAGATTGGAATTTTTGAACAGTTAAAGGCAAAAGTATATTTTTTGCTTATTTCAGACATAGGGCTTGGCACATTTCACGGCGGTTATGGAATTGCCTTTTGGGGGCTTGCCTTTCCCTCGTGGTTGTATTGTTTGTATAAATCATTTTTGAAAAAAGAGCATCATTTGTTCATTTATCTTCAAGTGTTTTTAGGAATGATAATCGTATTGATTGTACCATATGATTCATTTAACGTGGCTCCGAGATATGCAGTTTTTATTACAGCCATATGTTTTATATCTCTGGGTAAGGTGCTGGAGGTGATGGCTGAAAACAAGTATTATCGGAACATTTTAAAAACAATGGCGGTACTGTCGTCCGTGTTGTCACTTTTTCTTTTTTCGATGGTAAAATTTCCGACATACAACATTATCAAACCAATAAATGACCTCAGAAATAACACCACCACAACAGAGGCCAAATACTACGCCCTTGGCTATTGGGATTTACCCGTCATGTCACCGGCATTTGAGGCGCTGGACTATTTAACCATCGGGGATGGCCGTGGATTAAGTGTTTATGTTGCAATGGCTCCTGATGTTTTTTGGGTCTCTCCCGTCTATGGCACTCAGTTGCAAAATACTATCTGGAATTTAAACAGCGTTACAAACAGACCCGATGCGTTTTTCTACTTTTTTGGGAAAAACGGAGAGATCGTCTATATCAGGGAGAAAGTGCCGTTTTACGACATAGCCTTAAATCCACAGTATCAGTTGATACACCAGAGCCTTCGTGGTGTTTTGTTTATAAAGGGGAATTTTTTTGATTCCGCCGATAAGCGGAAAAAACTTATGTCATTCTATGAAAAGTCCTGTAAGAATTCCCTTGATGAGGCTGCTAAAATAAAGAGTTCATTTCAAGAAGATATTCCAATAGTGGTTATTCCGCATTTTGGTTATGGTTTAAAATATTATGAGTTAAACGGAAATTTAAATAACAGGGTGCATTTAGTATCACATGGGTTTGAGGATGCTTATGTTAAAAATTTTAAGTGGGATAAGGTTTACACATTTATCAATAAATTAAGCGGCTACAGAGCTGACAAGATTTTAGAAATACCGGCTGATGATGGCATAGTCAGCGTATATTTAAATGAAAAGGAACCAATAACAAACAAAAAAGTAAATTAA
- a CDS encoding radical SAM protein, whose translation MSRFDRLPMFISPVGLSLEITRDCNLSCHMCPRNFSTDEKTNMTHRQFIQIAAQMPALRHVTILGRGETLINPHVFDMLMTKKLLFTIVTNGFLLTEKNINKLGNVINVVVSIDSPNSDTYKKIRGASLDVLIRNLQNLKKIRPDIKLTVQSIIMKDNISELDGFLTLCKTVSAGSLNLINIIAFEQSLLQQHQINVTDSIGKLKRFQQRAASEGLHLSATPLLPQRKCFTPWTTPRVSIEGDVYPCCFIFNSSEDHWQEWCLGAKIDVPQQNYKMGNVFKTPMKSILNSDDMVELRAVVRRANKSIMPLQQIKLKACEINSTRFFYCHICFLRHNISC comes from the coding sequence ATGTCTCGATTTGACAGGCTGCCGATGTTTATATCTCCTGTGGGGCTTAGTCTTGAAATCACACGAGACTGTAATTTAAGCTGCCACATGTGCCCGCGGAATTTTTCCACTGATGAGAAAACTAATATGACGCACCGGCAGTTTATTCAGATAGCCGCCCAGATGCCGGCCCTTAGACATGTGACAATTCTTGGGCGTGGTGAGACCCTCATCAACCCTCATGTTTTCGATATGCTTATGACAAAAAAACTACTTTTTACAATTGTAACAAACGGTTTCCTACTGACTGAAAAAAACATCAACAAGCTTGGAAACGTAATTAATGTGGTAGTTTCAATTGACAGCCCCAACAGTGATACATACAAGAAGATTCGCGGTGCCAGTCTTGATGTTCTCATACGAAATCTACAAAATCTCAAGAAAATCAGGCCTGATATCAAACTTACGGTACAGAGTATTATTATGAAAGATAACATATCGGAGCTTGACGGATTTTTAACACTTTGCAAAACAGTTTCCGCCGGCAGTCTTAATCTTATTAACATTATAGCCTTTGAACAAAGCCTTCTGCAACAACACCAGATTAACGTTACGGATTCAATCGGCAAGCTTAAACGGTTTCAACAAAGGGCTGCTTCCGAGGGACTACATCTCAGTGCTACACCACTTCTACCGCAGCGGAAATGTTTCACACCATGGACCACTCCGAGGGTCTCAATCGAGGGTGACGTTTACCCCTGCTGCTTCATATTCAACAGCTCGGAGGACCACTGGCAGGAGTGGTGTCTGGGAGCAAAGATTGACGTTCCACAGCAAAACTATAAAATGGGCAACGTATTTAAGACACCCATGAAATCAATACTTAACAGTGACGACATGGTTGAGTTAAGAGCTGTAGTAAGAAGGGCAAACAAATCAATAATGCCGCTACAACAGATAAAACTCAAGGCTTGTGAGATTAACTCAACACGTTTTTTTTATTGCCATATCTGCTTTTTAAGGCACAACATTTCCTGTTAA
- a CDS encoding glycosyltransferase family 2 protein — protein MLLTIAIPNFNGAVYIADTIISCRNIRLPLDAFEILVMDNASTDNSVEIAEQLKALIPNIRIVRNQENIGRLPNWKKCITEARGTYLNYLFVTDQINEHNNIHDLVEVLNRDDKISMCASKFIIKYDRMSQHIGNDFFNSDIKMESKVFISSQILKGLLVNGFLQANLMRCEDISGIDFNETLPFTCDHIFSSEAALKRDYMFFSTNPQITWSIYKNPGRFHSKTTIGEIVRNNLEAAKTISQMVGIGIKDLYRFYALEIDRILYQKFRQSHLISGKSSFIRSFLYLFREINKNRISKPLVINSFINQMSKTLIQIVKKKLINNK, from the coding sequence TAGCGGATACCATAATTTCCTGCCGCAATATCCGCCTGCCTCTAGATGCTTTTGAGATACTGGTTATGGACAACGCCTCCACAGATAATTCCGTTGAGATTGCAGAGCAATTAAAAGCTCTTATTCCAAATATCAGAATAGTGAGAAATCAGGAAAATATCGGCAGACTGCCAAACTGGAAAAAATGTATAACAGAGGCACGCGGCACTTACCTGAATTACCTTTTTGTTACAGACCAAATAAACGAACATAACAACATACACGACCTGGTTGAAGTACTGAACAGAGACGATAAAATTTCCATGTGTGCTTCAAAATTTATAATCAAATATGACCGGATGTCTCAACATATCGGCAATGATTTTTTTAACTCAGACATTAAGATGGAATCAAAGGTATTTATCAGCTCACAGATTCTCAAAGGACTTCTTGTAAACGGATTTCTTCAGGCAAACTTAATGAGATGTGAGGATATCAGTGGTATTGATTTCAATGAAACCCTCCCCTTTACCTGTGACCATATTTTCAGCTCAGAGGCGGCTTTAAAGAGAGATTATATGTTTTTTTCAACAAATCCTCAAATTACATGGAGTATTTACAAAAATCCGGGACGTTTTCACTCAAAAACCACAATCGGGGAAATAGTGAGAAATAACCTTGAGGCTGCAAAAACTATTTCTCAAATGGTTGGCATTGGCATAAAAGACCTTTACAGGTTTTACGCTCTTGAGATTGACAGGATTTTATATCAAAAATTTCGTCAAAGCCATTTAATTTCCGGGAAATCCAGCTTTATACGTTCTTTTTTATATCTTTTTAGAGAAATCAACAAAAACCGTATAAGCAAACCGTTGGTTATAAACTCTTTTATCAACCAAATGTCTAAAACTCTCATACAAATAGTTAAAAAGAAACTCATCAACAACAAATGA